From a region of the Helianthus annuus cultivar XRQ/B chromosome 5, HanXRQr2.0-SUNRISE, whole genome shotgun sequence genome:
- the LOC110943658 gene encoding uncharacterized acetyltransferase At3g50280 gives MSSTSVKLISECLIKPLDDLSPEAKQPIHFTPFELSCLNIRYSQKGLLFAKPPLAENQHFSITTFLDDLQHSLSATLTHFYPFAARFATRKQENPPSYVIYLDPGNTPGVKFIYATVDATVSDILNPTDVPLLVHSFFDLSEAISHDAHTLPVLSIQVTELVDGIFIGGSVNHMVADGTSFWNFMATWSEIFRSGGKYNGSISRPPVIKRWVLDGYDPIMNIPYSHQDQFIDRFEIQIFKERFFNFSSAAISKLKATANSECNTHKISSLQAVVALLWRCITRARCLPHDKETRCSLMVSTRSRLNPPMSNDYIGNPVHFVIVKATVGDLMAHGLGWAAFRLHEGVINHDDKAIKERVESWIRSPVIYKMSQLSDPNIVHVGSSPRFDMYGCEFGLGKAVAARSGCTNKGDGKITMYPGREGGASMDVEVCLLPEYMKNIECDEEFMSTLMIN, from the coding sequence ATGAGTTCTACATCGGTCAAACTCATTTCAGAATGCTTGATTAAACCACTGGACGACCTCTCACCAGAGGCAAAGCAGCCTATCCATTTTACACCATTTGAGCTGTCCTGCCTCAACATCAGATACAGCCAGAAAGGTCTCCTTTTCGCAAAACCACCTTTAGCCGAAAATCAACATTTCTCCATAACCACTTTCTTGGATGACCTCCAACACTCTCTCTCCGCTACCCTCACTCATTTCTACCCGTTCGCCGCCCGTTTCGCCACTCGAAAACAAGAAAACCCACCTTCATATGTCATCTACTTAGACCCCGGAAACACCCCTGGCGTCAAGTTTATTTACGCGACTGTAGACGCCACAGTATCCGACATACTTAACCCAACTGACGTACCTTTACTTGTTCACTCATTTTTTGATCTTAGTGAAGCCATTTCCCATGATGCGCATACGCTGCCGGTGTTATCCATTCAGGTGACCGAGCTTGTGGATGGGATTTTTATCGGTGGTTCTGTCAACCACATGGTGGCTGACGGAACCTCTTTCTGGAATTTCATGGCTACCTGGAGTGAAATATTCAGATCAGGAGGAAAATATAACGGCTCTATTTCTCGCCCTCCTGTGATCAAGAGATGGGTTTTGGATGGATATGATCCTATTATGAATATCCCCTACAGCCATCAAGATCAATTTATAGACCGATTCGAAATTCAAATCTTTAAAGAGCGATTCTTCAATTTCTCATCAGCCGCCATCTCCAAACTCAAAGCAACAGCAAATTCCGAATGCAATACGCATAAGATTTCAAGTTTACAAGCGGTTGTCGCGCTTTTATGGAGGTGTATCACCCGTGCGCGTTGTCTACCACACGACAAGGAAACCAGATGTTCATTGATGGTGTCTACTAGGAGTAGGTTAAACCCACCTATGTCTAATGATTATATTGGTAACCCGGTTCATTTTGTTATAGTAAAAGCAACTGTGGGGGATTTGATGGCTCATGGTCTTGGTTGGGCGGCTTTCCGGCTACACGAAGGCGTGATAAACCATGATGATAAAGCAATCAAGGAAAGGGTTGAGTCATGGATTAGAAGTCCAGTGATATATAAAATGAGTCAGCTGTCTGATCCAAACATTGTGCACGTTGGGAGCTCACCGAGATTTGACATGTACGGTTGTGAATTTGGGTTAGGGAAAGCGGTAGCGGCTCGAAGCGGGTGCACAAACAAAGGCGATGGGAAGATTACGATGTATCCAGGAAGAGAGGGTGGCGCGAGCATGGACGTTGAAGTTTGCCTTTTGCCGGAGTATATGAAAAATATAGAATGTGACGAGGAGTTCATGAGTACTCTAATGATAAACTAA
- the LOC110941382 gene encoding uncharacterized protein LOC110941382, with amino-acid sequence MDADMMDSDAPMTSSSVAGQFEVARRLLTLARQLIHQGKPSQALQAVVMAMKGTGGEAAAFEALNRAKEVYAKKMYENNAADELASLFAECAISIAEESPSCNLEPDGGGTSILSENGRKQVMVDAVSDGSSFVCLQCGGLVSNNRKDEHFAFWCCNGDTSKC; translated from the exons ATGGATGCAGACATGATGGATTCGGATGCTCCCATGACATCCTCATCGGTTGCCGGACAATTCGAAGTTGCTAGAAGATTACTCACCCTTGCTCGTCAACTCATCCATCAGGGTAAACCTTCTCAAGCTCTTCAAgca GTTGTGATGGCTATGAAAGGCACCGGAGGTGAAGCAGCTGCGTTTGAGGCCCTAAACCGAGCAAAAGAGGTTTACGCAAAGAAAATGTATGAAAATAATGCTGCTGATGAGCTGGCGTCCTTGTTTGCTGAATGTGCAATATCAATAGCCGAAGAATCCCCATCATGTAACTTGGAGCCAGATGGTGGTGGAACATCTATACTGAGTGAAAATGGAAGAAAACAAGTAATGGTGGATGCAGTCTCTGATGGCAGTAGCTTTGTTTGTTTACAGTGTGGAGGTCTTGTTAGTAATAACCGCAAAGATGAACACTTTGCGTTCTGGTGCTGTAATGGTGACACGTCTAAGTGCTAA